The following proteins come from a genomic window of Alosa sapidissima isolate fAloSap1 chromosome 20, fAloSap1.pri, whole genome shotgun sequence:
- the LOC121694185 gene encoding probable alpha-ketoglutarate-dependent hypophosphite dioxygenase, giving the protein MSVSVEQMSSLYEQQGYLSGVGVLDPTELRQAREAFAQLERKFGTDYTGYSLHNVHMQYDWVMRLVKHPRVLEVVGAVLGQDVILLDSRFICKYPVTRGNRGADVIPFENGPGGEETNREERGEKEAGLPYVAWHQDMRYWGLDGGPVLSVWLALDDSLEDNGALQVIPGSHCSGMLPHRQSQRPGNMLSVNQEIPEELVQTDKAVLCPLLAGQMSLHDGLLVHASDPNMSDRRRCGFVIRYVPTCAYPIQDPDRPRRFHATVLVSGTDQYGHFSNSEDPQI; this is encoded by the exons ATGAGTGTATCCGTGGAGCAGATGTCCAGCCTGTACGAGCAGCAGGGCTACCTGAGCGGCGTGGGCGTGCTGGACCCCACCGAGCTCCGGCAGGCCAGGGAGGCCTTCGCCCAGCTGGAGAGGAAGTTCG GAACAGACTATACTGGGTACAGCCTCCACAACGTGCACATGCAGTACGACTGGGTGATGAGGCTAGTCAAGCACCCCCGCGTTCTGGAGGTGGTAGGTGCCGTCCTGGGGCAAGATGTCATCCTGCTGGACTCCAGATTTATCTGTAAATACCCCGTAACCAGGGGCAACCGAGGGGCAGATGTCATCCCCTTTGAGAACGGACCAGGAGGGGAAGAAACGAACAGAGAGGAGcggggagagaaggaggctgGCCTGCCCTACGTGGCCTGGCACCAGGATATGAg GTACTGGGGTCTTGATGGAGGTCCAGTGTTGTCTGTGTGGCTGGCTCTGGATGACTCACTGGAGGACAATGGAGCTCTTCAGGTTATTCCAG GAAGTCACTGCTCCGGGATGCTCCCTCACCGCCAGTCTCAGCGCCCGGGTAACATGCTGTCGGTCAACCAGGAGATCCCAGAGGAGCTGGTGCAGACAGACAAGGCTGTACTCTGCCCCCTGTTGGCCGGGCAGATGTCG CTGCATGATGGCCTGCTCGTCCACGCCAGTGACCCCAACATGTCCGACCGCAGGCGCTGTGGTTTCGTTATCCGCTACGTCCCCACATGTGCTTATCCAATTCAG GACCCTGACAGACCCAGGCGTTTCCATGCCACCGTTCTGGTCAGCGGAACCGACCAGTATGGACACTTCTCAAACAGTGAGGATCCACAGATCTGA